TTTGATCTTATTTTTGGGATCCCCATCAAAGCCACCTTTTCCACTCACAGGTTGATCCTTCTTCCCCGCGGCTTCTTTAGCAGCATCAACAATAAGTTTTGCCGCAGCGGCGGCTTCTTTACGGATGGTTTCATCCACATTAAAACTTTCAGAGAGACTCAATACCGGCACGGCCAGAACAGACTGATAGCCACTG
This portion of the Camelina sativa cultivar DH55 unplaced genomic scaffold, Cs unpScaffold09774, whole genome shotgun sequence genome encodes:
- the LOC109131960 gene encoding uncharacterized protein LOC109131960, with translation MSNPDERKLNSEEEEHESSDDSGYQSVLAVPVLSLSESFNVDETIRKEAAAAAKLIVDAAKEAAGKKDQPVSGKGGFDGDPKNKIKLGRPRVFVEALAGVSGSTAIASTMDKEPIKKARKKGSTQLTNP